A segment of the Nitrospinota bacterium genome:
TCGCCGGACAGACTTCGCCATGTTTCTCGGTGAACTGCAGAGCCTCTACCATTCTTACTGCTTCATCGACATTCCTGCCGAGATCGTTATGGTTTACCACCTGATGTTTCACGACGCCGTTCTTATCTATAAGGAAGAGACCGCGGTAGGAGATCCCCGCCCCTTCGACAAGCACGTCGTAATCGGCCGAGATGGTTTTGTTCAGATCCGAAACGAGAGGGTAGGTAACACCCTTGATGCCACCCTCCTTCACCGGCGTATTGAGCCAGGCGAAATGGGAAAACTTCGAATCGACGGAGACGCCAAGAACCTCGGTGTTCAGTTTATTGAAGGTACTTAGCTTCTCCTGGAATGCGTGAAGTTCCGTCGGGCAGACGAAAGTGAAATCGAGGGGATAGAAGAATAGAACAACATATTTCCCCTTGAAGTTCGATAAGGTGATTTTTTCAAATTTACCGTTTACAACCGCGTCCGCCGTGAAATCGGGCGCCTGCCTGCCTACCAATACAGCCATAATAATTCCTCTCCAAAATATATTTTTTCGGTTATCAGTTTAGAAACAGGTATATTCTGCCAAATTATATTAAAGAGGTCAAGTTAATCCAATTATAAACTAATCCTCCAATAATTCAAGGAGTTGAGGATGTATCTGGGGGTTCCCGGCACAGCATGTCTCCCCAAAAAGATCGAGGGGCTTGCCCTTCATATCGGTAACGATCCCGCCCGCTTCCGAGACTATCAGCGCGCCCGCGGCCATATCCCACGGTTTCAGCCTCTGCTCCCAAAAGCCGTCCAGCCGGCCGCACGCTACATACGCCAGATCTATCGCCGCCGCGCCGGGGCGCCGGAGCGCGCGGACCTCCATTATCACGCGGTTGAAATTGTTCAGATTGTTCCTTGAGCTTGTCTTCACGTCGTATGGGAAGCCTGTCGCGACCAGCGACTTGTCGAGTTGCGAAGTTTCTGAAACTTTAATGGAGTGACCGTTCATCGTGGCTCCGCCATCTTTCTTAGCGGAGAAGAGCTCGTCACGTAGCGGATCGTAGATCACCCCCAGCAGAATTTCGCCATCCTTAACCAGCCCGATGGAGACCGCGAACATAGGAAAGCCGTGCGCGAAGTTCGTGGTGCCATCGAGTGGATCTATTATCCATTGATAGGGAGAACCGCCGTTGATAGACGTCCCCTCTTCCGCGAGTATGCCGTGATCGGGGAAGCTCTCCGATATAGTGGCTGTTACCGCCTTTTCACAAAGAAGATCCACTTCGGTAACAAGATCTATCCTCCCTTTTAGTTCTATATCGAGGTTTTTCTTTTCGTAATACTCCCGCTGTATTTCACCAGCCTGTACCGCCGCGTCAAACGCGATATCGAGCATATCCTGTGTCCCTGGTTCCATAGCTGATTCCTTCCTGAAATTAAGAGGTCGAAGAGGAGGCAATCCATCCCCCGCCTATAACTATATCACCCCGGTAGAAGACCGCGGCCTGTCCCGGAGCTACGGCTCCGACCGCACCCATGAATATCACCTTCAGACTCTTTTGTTCGGTATCCTCCACTCTGCATTTGATTGGCTCCTGACGGTAACGTATTTGAACTTCGAGAACATCTCCGCTCTCGACCGGGAGGTGCCATGTGAGGTTTTCTACTGTCATCGACACCGTATGGAGATCGGTTTCCGACCCTACCACGACGGTATTCGTTTCAGGATGGATCGCCGTGACATATAGCCTGTGCGCGTGTCCTACTCCTAACCCTCTCCGCTGGCCTATGGTGTAAAAATGAGTCCCCATATGTTTCCCGACCACTTTTCCATCGGCTGTTACGATGCTCCCTTCCCTCGGCTCCACGCCGTACTCCGTCATGAAATTCTTGTAATCGTCATCCGGCACGAAACATATCTCCTGGCTCTCCGCCTTCATTGCGGTCTTCAGTCCAAGGCTCTTCGCCTTCTCTCTTGTCTCCTCCTTTGTCAGCTCTCCGATAGGAAAAAGTATTCTTGAAAGATTTATCGAAGGCGTATCAAACAGGAAATAGCTCTGGTCCTTGTTTCTGTCCGCTCCGCGTGCTATCAAATACCTCTCTCCATCCCTCACAACCCTCGCGTAGTGCCCGGTGGCGAGCTTATGTATCCCCATCTGCGCACCCTTTTCGATGAGCATTTCGAATTTTAAGACGCGGTTGCAGGCGATGCATGGGTTCGGCGTGCGCCCCGCCTTGTATTCATCAACGAAATATTCGACCACGTTCACCTTGAACGCGTCTTTCATGTTGAGCGTGTAGTGCGGGATGCCGAGTTTTTCTGCAACTCGCCTCGCGTCGTTCACGTCATCAAGTGAACAGCACCCCTGGCGCTGAACACCTTCCGGCTGGTTCCAGAGGCGCATCGTCACACCGACAGGCTCGTACCCCTCTTCAAGAAGGATCGCCGCCGCAACGGAAGAGTCTACCCCTCCGCTCATCGCAACCAATACTTTTTCTTTCATATCGACACTATAAGATATCGCGCAATAAAAACTAAATTAATTGGAAGCAACGATTCAATGAATGCGGGATTCGCGAAGTTTGCAGATAAGAATTATCATAGACAGTATCAAGGTAACGAGATTTGAAATTATTACAGGCCAGGCGTTAATGAAAATCCCGTACACTAGCCAAAGCGCCACGCCGGAAGAGAAGAGAATATACATCCCTAGCGACAAATCCCTTGCCGACCCTGTTTTAACAACCTTTACCAATTGAGGGATGAAAGAGATGGTTGTAAGGAGTCCCGCCAGAAAACCGGTGATAACCACATAAGTTTCGTTCATTTGCCGGCG
Coding sequences within it:
- a CDS encoding inositol monophosphatase → MPPLRPLNFRKESAMEPGTQDMLDIAFDAAVQAGEIQREYYEKKNLDIELKGRIDLVTEVDLLCEKAVTATISESFPDHGILAEEGTSINGGSPYQWIIDPLDGTTNFAHGFPMFAVSIGLVKDGEILLGVIYDPLRDELFSAKKDGGATMNGHSIKVSETSQLDKSLVATGFPYDVKTSSRNNLNNFNRVIMEVRALRRPGAAAIDLAYVACGRLDGFWEQRLKPWDMAAGALIVSEAGGIVTDMKGKPLDLFGETCCAGNPQIHPQLLELLED
- the mnmA gene encoding tRNA 2-thiouridine(34) synthase MnmA, with the protein product MKEKVLVAMSGGVDSSVAAAILLEEGYEPVGVTMRLWNQPEGVQRQGCCSLDDVNDARRVAEKLGIPHYTLNMKDAFKVNVVEYFVDEYKAGRTPNPCIACNRVLKFEMLIEKGAQMGIHKLATGHYARVVRDGERYLIARGADRNKDQSYFLFDTPSINLSRILFPIGELTKEETREKAKSLGLKTAMKAESQEICFVPDDDYKNFMTEYGVEPREGSIVTADGKVVGKHMGTHFYTIGQRRGLGVGHAHRLYVTAIHPETNTVVVGSETDLHTVSMTVENLTWHLPVESGDVLEVQIRYRQEPIKCRVEDTEQKSLKVIFMGAVGAVAPGQAAVFYRGDIVIGGGWIASSSTS
- a CDS encoding peroxiredoxin — its product is MAVLVGRQAPDFTADAVVNGKFEKITLSNFKGKYVVLFFYPLDFTFVCPTELHAFQEKLSTFNKLNTEVLGVSVDSKFSHFAWLNTPVKEGGIKGVTYPLVSDLNKTISADYDVLVEGAGISYRGLFLIDKNGVVKHQVVNHNDLGRNVDEAVRMVEALQFTEKHGEVCPANWKEGQKGMKANNEGLKEYFKDK
- a CDS encoding SemiSWEET transporter, with protein sequence MNETYVVITGFLAGLLTTISFIPQLVKVVKTGSARDLSLGMYILFSSGVALWLVYGIFINAWPVIISNLVTLILSMIILICKLRESRIH